The genomic DNA TCCGCTGACGAGCCTGACCATGCTGCCCAGGGGGATAGCTCCGGCGCTCAATCGCGCACTTCTCGGTCATGCAACGAGACCCTTTTAAAAAGAGCTTCTCGCCCTCTCTCCGACACAAGCGGCAGACAGGTCCACTATATTTTGCCACGCTACTACCCCTCCTCTACCTCAACGACTCAAGTACGACTAAGTCAGCGATTACCTTGTTCTGATGACGTCGGGACCACAACTAGACACGTCGGCGCTTCGGAGGCCGGCATCCGTTGTGGGGGATTGGCGTCACGTCGCGAATCAGATTGATGCGCAACCCGGCGCTTTGCAATGAACGAATGGCGGACTCGCGGCCCGCCCCCGGCCCGTTGACATACACATCAACCTGCCGCATGCCGTTCTCCATGGCCTTTCTCGCCGCCGCCTCTCCCGCTCGCTGCGCCGCAAACGGCGTGCTTTTACGGGAGCCTTTAAACCCTTGATTCCCTGAGCTGGCCCACACCACGGTGTTCCCGCTCATATCCGTAATAGTCACAATCGTGTTATTGAACGACGCTTGAACGTGAGCGACTCCGCTCTGAACAATCTTCCGTTCTTTCTTCTTGCCCTTCTTCACACTCATAGAATCTCCCTCAGCGCATGGCGCCTGCTCGGTCTAATCTCTTATGCTCTTGAACCAGCGGGCTTCTGCGGTTTGCTTCCTACACCGGAGCGGCGCCCCTTGCGGGTACGCGCATTGGTCTTGGTCCGCTGTCCACGAACAGGCAACCCCTTGCGATGCCGGAGCCCACGAAATGTTCCGGTATCCACCAGTCGCTTGATGTTCATCGACACTTCTTTACGCAAATCGCCTTCCACGCGATAGTCACGTTCGATGACTTCTCGAATTTTGACGATTTTGTCTTCACTGACATCCTTCACGCGAATGGATCCGTCGACTCCGGCCTTTTTCAAAATCGCCTGAGCGGCAACACGGCCAATCCCGTACACATAGGTCAGACCGATATCGATCCGTTTGTCTTTTGGCAAATCCACGCCTGCAATACGCGCCATAATTACCCCCTAATTCCTTCCCTTGATTGCACCGTGAGCTGGCTTGAAGGACCTTCGCAACACCGTTCCGATGTCGCCATGACCAGCCTCTTGCAGGCTCGACATACCCCTGCCAAGGCAACCCACATTCCGGTCAACCCTGTCGCTGCTTGTGACGCGGATTAGCGCATAACACCCGAACGACACCACGCCGGCGGACCACTTTACATTTCGCACAAATCGGCTTGACTGACGACTTGACCTTCATAGCAA from Nitrospira sp. ND1 includes the following:
- the rpsK gene encoding 30S ribosomal protein S11 — translated: MSVKKGKKKERKIVQSGVAHVQASFNNTIVTITDMSGNTVVWASSGNQGFKGSRKSTPFAAQRAGEAAARKAMENGMRQVDVYVNGPGAGRESAIRSLQSAGLRINLIRDVTPIPHNGCRPPKRRRV
- the rpsM gene encoding 30S ribosomal protein S13; protein product: MARIAGVDLPKDKRIDIGLTYVYGIGRVAAQAILKKAGVDGSIRVKDVSEDKIVKIREVIERDYRVEGDLRKEVSMNIKRLVDTGTFRGLRHRKGLPVRGQRTKTNARTRKGRRSGVGSKPQKPAGSRA
- the rpmJ gene encoding 50S ribosomal protein L36; the protein is MKVKSSVKPICAKCKVVRRRGVVRVLCANPRHKQRQG